A genomic segment from Nonomuraea helvata encodes:
- a CDS encoding cytochrome ubiquinol oxidase subunit I, which yields MTRLEFAITVGFHWLFVLLTLGLAPIIAYMQTRYVIGRNPRFERMTRYWGQIYVVNYALGIATGLVMEFQFGLSWSGLSAFAGNVFGAPLAMETLVAFFAESTFLGLWIFGWGKLPKVVHLLLFWAVTATAYASTYWILVANGFMHHPVGAEIRNGRAYLTDFAAMLTNPNALYALWHIVSAALVAGGGFVAGVSAYQFLRRTSEVPFFLSSARAGLAVAVPFSIAVAETGFRQIPPLHAFQPMKMAVLREVLLPEDRGPYTVAQVQAELAARLGPGDYAPPGWIAGAYDFMMTSAFFIVVLSLFGAVCLIGNALARSRGVAFLVMLIVPIPFVSSTLGWLVREVGRQPWAVYGQLLTSQARSPLSPGVVLVSLIGFSTVLAALAIANWSLIVRYAHRGPRDTDLRGQEALPHKESPVALQL from the coding sequence ATGACCCGGTTGGAGTTCGCGATCACGGTCGGTTTCCACTGGCTGTTCGTGCTGCTCACGCTCGGGCTCGCACCGATCATCGCCTACATGCAGACCCGCTACGTCATCGGCCGCAACCCGCGCTTCGAGCGGATGACCCGCTACTGGGGACAGATCTACGTCGTCAACTACGCGCTCGGCATCGCCACCGGGCTGGTGATGGAGTTCCAGTTCGGGCTGTCGTGGAGCGGGCTGTCGGCCTTCGCCGGCAACGTCTTCGGCGCGCCGCTGGCGATGGAGACGCTCGTGGCGTTCTTCGCCGAGTCGACCTTCCTCGGGCTGTGGATCTTCGGATGGGGAAAGCTGCCCAAGGTCGTGCACCTGCTCCTCTTCTGGGCGGTCACCGCGACCGCCTACGCCTCCACGTACTGGATCCTGGTGGCCAACGGGTTCATGCACCACCCGGTGGGCGCCGAGATCCGGAACGGCAGGGCCTACCTGACCGACTTCGCCGCCATGCTGACCAACCCCAACGCGCTGTACGCCCTGTGGCACATCGTGTCCGCGGCGCTGGTCGCCGGGGGCGGGTTCGTCGCCGGGGTGAGCGCCTATCAGTTCCTCCGGCGCACCTCCGAGGTGCCGTTCTTCCTCAGCTCCGCCCGTGCCGGGCTGGCGGTGGCCGTGCCGTTCTCCATCGCGGTCGCCGAGACCGGGTTCCGGCAGATCCCACCGCTGCACGCCTTTCAGCCGATGAAGATGGCGGTGCTGCGCGAGGTGCTGCTGCCCGAGGATCGCGGGCCGTACACGGTGGCGCAGGTCCAGGCGGAGCTGGCCGCCCGGCTCGGGCCCGGCGACTACGCGCCGCCCGGCTGGATCGCCGGCGCCTACGACTTCATGATGACCTCGGCGTTCTTCATCGTGGTGCTCTCGCTGTTCGGCGCCGTCTGCCTGATCGGCAACGCGCTGGCGCGCTCGCGCGGCGTCGCGTTCCTCGTCATGCTCATCGTGCCGATCCCGTTCGTGTCGTCCACGCTGGGCTGGCTCGTGCGCGAGGTCGGCCGTCAGCCCTGGGCGGTGTACGGCCAGCTCCTGACCTCCCAGGCCCGCTCGCCCCTCTCCCCCGGGGTCGTGCTGGTCTCGCTGATCGGCTTCAGCACGGTGCTCGCGGCCCTGGCGATCGCGAACTGGTCCCTGATCGTGCGTTACGCCCATCGCGGCCCGCGCGACACCGACCTCCGCGGGCAGGAGGCGCTCCCCCACAAGGAGTCTCCGGTCGCGCTCCAACTGTGA
- a CDS encoding class I adenylate-forming enzyme family protein, with protein MVDVLRPSAVEKQALGLVARLTELGVRAGDRVLLTGENSSPFVAALLALCHLDASIVLADPQLAADQLATMSDVSGVRWAVTDAPARIPLPPRSVLDLAEPDGPAATAPATISLEAWERRRDGVVMWSSGTTGSPKAVVKSGHAVMENSRVTAAAMAYAPHDVLAPLLPFSHQYGMSLLLIWWLTGCRLLVAPYRRLERAIAAVAESGATVVDGTPPTYHGLLTLLARDPALLGRLEKVRMWCVGGAPLNRPLAERFRATTGHPLLDGYGMTETGNIALMLPDQLEGCGRPLPGVRVRVQGDPGEIEVQTPGRLEGYLRPDGSLVPFEDTWFRTRDLGRLDDNGVLHVYGRMNAVHRLGHTLYPEYLERRAEECGAPVKVVAVDDERAGSMLVFFVQDSERDERHWRARLRALLASYERPNAVVMLPRFPVNRNGKVDVSALRELAAETLKGYPGGR; from the coding sequence GTGGTTGACGTCCTGCGGCCGTCCGCGGTCGAGAAGCAGGCGCTCGGCCTGGTCGCCCGGCTCACCGAGCTGGGCGTCCGGGCCGGCGACCGCGTGTTGCTGACCGGGGAGAACTCCTCCCCTTTCGTCGCCGCGCTGCTGGCGCTGTGCCACCTCGACGCCTCGATCGTGCTGGCCGATCCGCAACTGGCCGCCGACCAGCTCGCCACCATGAGCGACGTCTCCGGGGTGCGCTGGGCGGTCACCGACGCGCCCGCCAGGATCCCGCTGCCCCCGCGGAGCGTGCTGGACCTCGCCGAGCCTGACGGGCCCGCCGCCACGGCACCCGCGACGATCTCCCTGGAGGCGTGGGAACGCCGCCGGGACGGGGTGGTCATGTGGTCCTCGGGGACCACGGGATCCCCGAAGGCCGTGGTCAAGTCCGGCCACGCCGTGATGGAGAACTCGCGCGTGACCGCCGCCGCGATGGCTTACGCGCCGCACGACGTGCTGGCGCCGCTGCTGCCGTTCTCCCACCAGTACGGCATGTCGCTGCTGCTCATCTGGTGGCTGACCGGCTGCCGGCTGCTCGTGGCGCCCTACCGCCGGCTGGAACGCGCGATCGCGGCCGTCGCCGAGTCGGGGGCCACCGTCGTCGACGGTACCCCGCCCACCTACCACGGCCTGCTCACGCTCCTCGCCCGCGACCCGGCCCTGCTGGGCAGGCTGGAGAAGGTCCGGATGTGGTGCGTCGGCGGCGCGCCGCTCAACCGCCCGCTGGCCGAGCGCTTCCGCGCCACCACTGGGCATCCCCTGCTCGACGGCTACGGCATGACCGAGACGGGCAACATCGCCCTTATGCTGCCTGATCAGCTTGAAGGCTGCGGCAGGCCGCTGCCTGGGGTGAGGGTCCGTGTCCAGGGCGATCCTGGCGAGATCGAGGTGCAGACCCCCGGCAGGCTGGAGGGATACCTGCGGCCCGACGGCAGCCTGGTGCCCTTCGAGGACACCTGGTTCCGCACCCGCGACCTCGGCCGGCTCGACGACAACGGCGTGCTCCACGTCTACGGCCGGATGAACGCCGTGCACCGGCTCGGCCACACGCTCTACCCGGAGTACCTGGAACGCCGCGCCGAGGAGTGCGGCGCCCCGGTCAAGGTCGTCGCCGTCGACGACGAGCGGGCCGGGTCGATGCTAGTGTTCTTCGTCCAGGACAGCGAACGGGACGAGCGCCACTGGCGCGCTCGTCTGCGCGCCCTTCTGGCATCCTACGAGCGTCCCAACGCGGTGGTGATGCTGCCTCGCTTTCCCGTCAACCGCAACGGCAAGGTCGACGTCAGCGCGCTGCGGGAGCTGGCCGCCGAGACGCTGAAGGGCTATCCAGGTGGACGTTGA
- a CDS encoding aldo/keto reductase, with amino-acid sequence MRHRRLGRNGPVSSCVGLSMWASPGRVDPDAWIETVHYAISSGITLLDVSDMDPDSELAPLIGRAVNVRRQDLLLAAAAPHVEGSMYLRRRCDHALARYKVDYLDVYYLRADLSTQVESGVTELAELVREGKIRHIGLLGGTPHQLRRAHAVHPMTVLATEYSVVFREAERELLDVARELDVGVVARCPFARGLLGGRLRFPDIRDERRAESVQRMVREAESIAADLNVGMSRLALAWLLSRNDDVVPLPSALDPVQLEMDIAAVDVLLTQETCDRLALVFDPEGAT; translated from the coding sequence GTGCGCCATAGAAGACTGGGCAGGAACGGGCCGGTCTCATCGTGTGTCGGCCTGTCGATGTGGGCCTCGCCGGGGCGCGTGGACCCCGACGCCTGGATCGAGACGGTCCACTACGCGATATCGTCGGGCATCACGCTGCTCGACGTCAGCGACATGGACCCCGACAGCGAGCTGGCTCCCCTCATCGGACGCGCGGTGAACGTCCGACGCCAGGACCTGCTGCTGGCGGCGGCCGCGCCTCACGTGGAAGGTTCCATGTACCTGCGGCGCCGCTGCGATCATGCTCTGGCCCGGTACAAGGTCGACTACCTCGACGTCTACTACCTGCGCGCGGACCTCTCGACCCAGGTCGAGAGCGGCGTCACCGAGCTGGCTGAGCTGGTCCGCGAGGGGAAGATCCGCCACATTGGGCTCCTTGGCGGGACCCCGCACCAGTTACGGCGCGCCCATGCCGTACATCCGATGACGGTGCTGGCCACGGAGTACTCGGTCGTCTTCCGTGAGGCGGAGCGCGAACTGCTGGACGTGGCGCGGGAGCTGGACGTGGGCGTCGTGGCCCGCTGCCCCTTCGCCCGCGGCCTGCTCGGCGGGCGCCTGCGCTTCCCGGACATCAGGGACGAGCGGCGCGCCGAATCCGTGCAGCGCATGGTGCGGGAGGCGGAGTCGATCGCGGCCGATCTGAACGTCGGCATGAGCCGCCTGGCGCTGGCCTGGCTGCTCTCACGCAACGACGATGTCGTCCCGCTGCCGAGCGCTCTCGACCCGGTCCAGCTCGAGATGGACATCGCCGCCGTCGACGTGCTGCTGACCCAGGAGACCTGTGACCGCCTGGCCCTCGTCTTCGATCCGGAGGGCGCCACGTGA
- the fabI gene encoding enoyl-ACP reductase FabI codes for MGLLDGKNILVTGVLTDSSIAFHVARIAQEQGANVVLTGFGRLGLVQRTARRLPVADTPVVELDVTDEGQLASLPERVGLDRLDGVLHAIAYAPESALGGTFLETPWSDVSTAVQVSAYSMKALTTACLPLMPNGGSIVGLDFDATVAWANYDWMGVAKAGLESCSRYLARYLGPRGVRVNLVAAGPLRTVAARSIPGFADVEAGWDARSALGWKADDCEPVARACVSLLSDWFPATTGEVIHVDGGFHAMGD; via the coding sequence ATGGGACTCCTCGACGGCAAGAACATCCTCGTCACGGGCGTGCTGACAGACTCCAGCATCGCCTTCCACGTGGCCAGGATCGCTCAGGAGCAGGGCGCCAACGTGGTGCTGACCGGGTTCGGTCGGCTGGGCCTCGTCCAGCGCACCGCGCGCCGGCTGCCGGTGGCCGACACGCCGGTCGTCGAGCTCGACGTGACCGACGAGGGCCAGCTGGCCAGCCTCCCCGAGCGGGTGGGGCTGGACCGGTTGGACGGAGTGCTGCACGCCATCGCCTACGCCCCGGAGTCCGCCCTCGGCGGCACGTTCCTGGAGACGCCGTGGTCGGACGTCTCGACCGCGGTGCAGGTCTCGGCCTACTCCATGAAAGCGCTCACCACGGCCTGCCTGCCGCTCATGCCCAACGGCGGGTCCATCGTGGGTCTCGACTTCGACGCCACCGTGGCCTGGGCCAACTACGACTGGATGGGCGTGGCCAAGGCGGGGCTGGAGTCCTGCTCCCGCTACCTGGCGCGCTACCTGGGACCGCGCGGCGTCAGGGTCAACCTGGTGGCCGCGGGACCGCTGCGCACGGTCGCCGCGCGGAGCATCCCCGGCTTCGCCGACGTCGAGGCGGGCTGGGACGCGCGCTCAGCGCTCGGCTGGAAGGCCGACGACTGCGAGCCGGTCGCTCGCGCCTGTGTGTCGCTGCTGTCCGACTGGTTCCCCGCCACCACCGGAGAAGTGATCCACGTGGATGGAGGATTCCATGCGATGGGAGACTGA
- a CDS encoding sugar phosphate nucleotidyltransferase yields MKALVLAGRTGTMSRPYGDAVHVANRPVVSYALEAIKKSGISEVGIVVDRHDDPIRKAVGTGAAFGLDVTYIRQDRALLGLGILLARDFLDEDDFLVLHGGEVVLDDVPGLVAEYERSDRAEAVAMVGDLAKAGSGPVALVDEHGHLAGITEGHGHPAFDRALVGAYVFSPAIHQAVMSAGPTWYGGYALTDAVSWMIKHGATVLAYSARGYWNTVGCVDNVLDCNRELLRRIDPLILGEVDDDSELIGPVLVDAGSTVRGSRVVGPAIIGVGTSVSGSTIGPHTSLGPDCQVKDSTVEDTIVLEGATLHGVGPVRGSLIGRDAHVGAGPAGSRLVVADRSRILLTAATGEETRG; encoded by the coding sequence GTGAAGGCTCTCGTGCTGGCGGGGCGGACAGGGACGATGTCGCGCCCCTACGGCGACGCCGTTCACGTCGCCAACCGCCCCGTGGTGAGCTACGCGCTCGAGGCGATCAAGAAGTCCGGAATCTCCGAGGTGGGCATCGTCGTAGACCGGCACGACGACCCGATCAGGAAGGCTGTCGGCACCGGCGCCGCCTTCGGCCTCGACGTCACCTACATCCGGCAGGACCGCGCCCTGCTCGGCCTGGGCATCCTGCTCGCCCGGGACTTCCTGGACGAGGACGACTTCCTGGTCCTGCACGGCGGCGAGGTCGTCCTCGACGACGTCCCCGGCCTGGTCGCCGAGTACGAGCGGAGCGACAGGGCCGAGGCCGTGGCCATGGTGGGCGACCTCGCCAAGGCCGGCAGCGGCCCGGTCGCCCTGGTCGACGAGCACGGCCACCTGGCCGGCATCACCGAGGGGCACGGCCACCCGGCCTTCGACCGCGCGCTGGTCGGCGCCTACGTCTTCAGCCCCGCCATCCACCAGGCCGTGATGTCGGCCGGGCCCACCTGGTACGGCGGCTACGCGCTCACCGATGCGGTGTCCTGGATGATCAAGCACGGCGCCACCGTGCTGGCCTACTCTGCCCGCGGCTACTGGAACACCGTCGGCTGCGTCGACAACGTGCTGGACTGCAATCGCGAGCTTCTGCGCCGCATCGACCCGCTGATCCTCGGCGAGGTGGACGACGACAGCGAGCTCATCGGACCGGTCCTGGTGGACGCCGGCTCCACGGTCCGCGGCTCCCGCGTGGTCGGCCCGGCCATCATCGGCGTCGGCACCAGCGTGAGCGGCAGCACGATCGGTCCGCACACGTCGCTCGGCCCCGACTGTCAGGTCAAGGACAGCACGGTCGAGGACACCATCGTGCTGGAGGGCGCCACGCTGCACGGGGTCGGGCCGGTCCGCGGCTCGCTCATCGGGCGTGACGCTCACGTCGGCGCGGGCCCCGCCGGATCACGGCTGGTCGTGGCCGACCGCAGCCGGATCCTGCTGACCGCCGCCACAGGGGAGGAGACCCGTGGTTGA
- a CDS encoding cytochrome d ubiquinol oxidase subunit II, producing the protein METIWLALLGALLAGYLVLGGYDYGVQLLHAALSRGEGERRLALNTFGPFFLGNEVWLVAFAGVMAGAFPHAEAALLPSLHLPVAGLLGGVVVGTVAVQLRSRHRSRPARVLWGALAAAGGLVAAAGWGLLTGILLGGSSARLFVLLCAVATLTLFAGHGAAFLAMRSGGPLRGRALRAGVPLLAAAAAAILAAAGVGAVTHLAATGWILAAPPAVQVVLLLLGTFALRREAPVWAFAATSGAAALMAPIILAASGAGMSLAETAADPTTLRLLLPVAVLVIPLLLTLQAVGWWAFRDRPPTYL; encoded by the coding sequence ATGGAAACGATCTGGTTGGCCCTGCTCGGAGCCCTGCTCGCTGGGTATCTGGTGCTCGGCGGTTACGATTACGGCGTGCAGCTGCTGCACGCGGCGCTCTCGCGCGGCGAGGGCGAGCGGCGGCTGGCGCTCAACACCTTCGGCCCGTTCTTCCTGGGCAACGAGGTGTGGCTGGTGGCCTTCGCCGGGGTGATGGCCGGGGCGTTCCCCCACGCGGAGGCCGCGCTGCTGCCGTCCCTCCACCTGCCGGTGGCGGGGCTGCTCGGCGGTGTCGTCGTGGGCACCGTGGCCGTCCAACTGCGCAGCAGGCATCGCTCCCGTCCTGCCCGCGTGCTCTGGGGCGCGCTGGCCGCGGCCGGCGGACTGGTCGCCGCGGCGGGCTGGGGGCTGCTCACCGGCATCCTGCTGGGCGGTTCCTCCGCGCGACTGTTCGTGCTGCTGTGCGCGGTGGCGACGTTGACGCTCTTCGCCGGGCATGGGGCGGCGTTCCTGGCGATGCGGAGCGGTGGCCCGCTGCGCGGGCGGGCGCTGCGCGCAGGTGTCCCGCTGCTGGCCGCCGCGGCTGCGGCGATCCTGGCCGCCGCGGGCGTGGGCGCGGTCACACATCTGGCGGCAACGGGCTGGATCCTGGCCGCGCCCCCCGCGGTCCAGGTCGTCCTGCTCCTGCTCGGCACCTTCGCGCTCCGGCGCGAAGCCCCGGTCTGGGCGTTCGCGGCCACCTCCGGTGCCGCCGCGTTGATGGCGCCGATCATCCTGGCCGCATCCGGTGCGGGCATGAGCCTGGCCGAGACCGCCGCCGACCCCACCACCCTGCGCCTGCTGCTTCCGGTCGCGGTGCTCGTGATCCCGCTGCTGCTCACCCTGCAGGCAGTGGGCTGGTGGGCCTTCCGCGACCGTCCCCCCACATACCTGTGA
- the gntA gene encoding guanitoxin biosynthesis heme-dependent pre-guanitoxin N-hydroxylase GntA yields MDDDVYAALAAFIEQDDFVCLGARAALHRKSIVHHHYPELGELESVRAHHRDVLDFLESFEPSARSFTSFVATFEEPGELTEDEYETLLWRHLQAMHDLDSERFPWNDQYSSDPESADFAYSVGAHPFFVVGLHSGASRPSRRFGRPTLVFNSHIQFNALGIKFFKLRTKIRGRERSFHGSPNPSFIAYKDEARHYGGRFTEPTWRCPFTPKTD; encoded by the coding sequence ATGGATGATGACGTCTACGCCGCCCTTGCCGCGTTCATCGAACAGGACGACTTCGTCTGCCTCGGAGCCAGGGCCGCGCTGCACAGGAAATCCATCGTTCACCACCACTACCCGGAGCTGGGAGAGCTGGAGTCTGTGCGTGCGCACCACCGCGACGTGCTCGATTTCCTCGAGTCCTTCGAGCCGTCCGCGCGCAGCTTCACCTCCTTCGTGGCGACGTTCGAGGAGCCGGGTGAGCTGACCGAGGACGAGTACGAGACGCTGCTGTGGCGGCACCTGCAGGCCATGCACGACCTAGACTCCGAGCGTTTTCCGTGGAACGACCAGTACAGCTCCGACCCCGAGTCCGCTGACTTCGCCTATTCTGTCGGCGCCCACCCGTTTTTCGTGGTCGGGCTGCACTCGGGCGCGTCCAGACCGAGCCGCCGGTTCGGCAGACCCACCCTGGTGTTCAATTCGCACATCCAATTCAACGCGCTCGGCATCAAGTTCTTCAAGCTGCGCACCAAGATACGCGGCAGAGAACGCTCTTTCCACGGCTCGCCGAACCCCAGTTTCATAGCCTACAAGGACGAGGCGCGCCATTACGGCGGCCGGTTCACCGAGCCGACCTGGCGCTGCCCGTTCACCCCCAAGACCGACTGA
- a CDS encoding MFS transporter, protein MADNDFKALLGPPEARWFVLAGFVGRLQMAMLGIATILLVTSATGSYTLAGAVGGTILVSQAVAAPRVGRLGDRLGQGRVLRPVLLLHALGLVGIMGGVASGQYWLLFPAAVLAGVAFPPLGPMVRARWTARVGGTPLLKAAFAIESAVDEVVYILGPVIATTVAGAASPELGYVACMVLTLVGGLAYASMRRTEPPPMPVTRPGPSLLRIPALRVTLLFALVLGVVLGSSEIAMVGFAEDLGAVVLAGPLVGAMSVGSLLTGVWYGSRRWTSSLSRRFAILAACLAAGLLPLTLATGVPLMAAASFVAGAAIAPTLIVVYELVESVVPGERSSEGFAWVQSALVIGLAAGVQLAGQATDALGGHLAFRVPAGAGVVALVTALLSVRLTRRIRPAAEVLR, encoded by the coding sequence GTGGCTGACAATGATTTCAAGGCGCTGTTGGGCCCGCCCGAGGCCCGCTGGTTCGTCCTGGCGGGGTTCGTCGGCCGGCTCCAGATGGCGATGCTCGGCATCGCCACCATCCTGCTGGTGACCTCGGCCACCGGCTCCTACACGCTGGCAGGCGCGGTCGGCGGGACGATCCTGGTGTCGCAGGCCGTCGCCGCGCCGCGGGTGGGCCGCCTGGGCGACCGCCTGGGCCAGGGCCGGGTACTGCGGCCGGTGCTGCTGCTGCACGCGCTCGGTCTGGTCGGGATCATGGGCGGCGTGGCGAGCGGCCAGTACTGGCTGCTGTTTCCCGCCGCCGTGCTCGCGGGCGTGGCCTTCCCGCCGCTCGGGCCGATGGTCCGGGCCCGCTGGACCGCTCGCGTGGGCGGGACCCCACTGCTCAAGGCCGCCTTCGCGATCGAGAGTGCCGTCGACGAGGTCGTCTACATCCTCGGTCCGGTGATCGCGACCACGGTCGCGGGGGCCGCGAGCCCGGAGCTCGGTTACGTCGCCTGCATGGTGCTCACGCTCGTCGGCGGGCTGGCCTATGCCTCGATGCGCCGCACCGAGCCCCCGCCCATGCCCGTCACCAGGCCGGGACCCTCTCTGCTCCGCATCCCCGCGCTGCGCGTGACGCTGCTGTTCGCGCTCGTGCTCGGCGTCGTGCTGGGCTCCAGCGAGATCGCCATGGTCGGGTTCGCCGAGGACCTGGGCGCCGTCGTACTGGCCGGGCCGCTGGTCGGCGCGATGTCCGTGGGCAGCCTGCTGACCGGCGTCTGGTACGGCTCGCGCCGCTGGACCTCCTCGCTGTCGCGCCGGTTCGCGATTCTCGCCGCATGCCTGGCCGCAGGGCTGCTCCCGCTGACGCTGGCCACGGGGGTCCCACTGATGGCTGCAGCCTCCTTCGTCGCCGGCGCCGCCATCGCCCCGACGCTCATCGTCGTCTACGAGCTCGTCGAGTCCGTCGTCCCCGGCGAGCGCAGCAGCGAGGGATTCGCATGGGTGCAGAGCGCCCTGGTCATCGGCCTGGCCGCGGGCGTGCAACTGGCCGGCCAGGCGACGGACGCCCTCGGTGGGCATCTCGCCTTCCGAGTCCCGGCCGGCGCCGGCGTCGTCGCGCTGGTCACCGCACTGCTTTCCGTCCGGCTGACCCGGCGCATACGGCCCGCAGCCGAAGTTCTTCGGTGA
- a CDS encoding AfsR/SARP family transcriptional regulator, translating to MRSEERVWRLTAPRQRQLFGLLLLNANRVVDVESLIVELWGDNPPKSAVTTIQTHVYQLRRFFDHEAGLPLGDELIVTRPPGYLVSVPEESVDVFAFRRMVQEGRACAAAGRVEEASRRWRQALDLWSGHPLTDVMPGPVLEAHLADLEETRLRVLQLRIEADLEIGRGRDLIGELRFLVATNPLNEWFHGRLMEALCQVGRREEALGAYQELYAVLDRELGLEPSRELRQLRYRMLHAQGARRRVPIGAA from the coding sequence ATGAGATCAGAGGAACGGGTATGGCGCCTTACCGCACCCCGTCAACGGCAATTGTTCGGCCTTCTGCTGCTCAATGCGAACCGGGTCGTCGACGTCGAATCGCTCATCGTTGAGTTGTGGGGTGACAACCCTCCGAAGAGCGCTGTCACCACGATCCAGACGCATGTCTACCAGCTCCGCCGGTTCTTCGACCACGAAGCCGGCCTGCCCCTCGGCGACGAGCTGATCGTCACCCGCCCGCCCGGCTACCTCGTGTCCGTTCCCGAGGAGAGCGTGGACGTGTTCGCCTTCCGCCGGATGGTGCAGGAGGGGCGCGCGTGCGCGGCGGCGGGGCGCGTGGAGGAGGCATCCCGCCGCTGGCGGCAGGCACTCGACCTGTGGTCCGGCCACCCCCTGACCGACGTCATGCCCGGCCCCGTGCTGGAGGCCCACCTCGCCGATCTCGAAGAGACGCGGCTGCGGGTGCTGCAGCTGCGCATCGAGGCTGACCTGGAGATCGGCCGGGGCCGCGACCTGATCGGAGAGCTGCGCTTCCTGGTGGCGACCAACCCGCTCAACGAGTGGTTCCACGGACGGCTGATGGAGGCCCTGTGCCAGGTGGGGCGGCGCGAGGAGGCGCTGGGCGCCTACCAGGAACTGTACGCCGTACTGGACCGGGAGCTCGGTCTGGAGCCCTCCCGCGAGCTGCGCCAGCTCAGATACCGCATGCTGCACGCGCAGGGCGCCAGGCGCCGCGTGCCCATCGGCGCCGCTTGA
- a CDS encoding NAD(P)/FAD-dependent oxidoreductase, producing MTESVRDYYDVIVMGGGPAGSTLAAKLARTTNLSVAVFDKVKHPREHIGESLAHPTTPALEEIGVLDKVMSSDFKVQKFGGIFRWSEEPSVAFFDHESYARDGVHRWASHVNRSEFDELLFRHAGECGAHMFEEMTISAFERLEDDCEVTFNDGRKIRCGYFVDASGRRNSIASKKKRSFLSGYKNIAIWQHYTGAQHAYDIPEDWNIFHPDRLSPIACSAFTDGWCWYIPVPKVIDGERVMTHSVGIVTIPAILKEEGKDFTDIAQFTNAIKDIPLVGELVKNGTPISDKMQTATNYSMINDQFASYDERWILVGDAAYFVDPLFSSGVAFAMHHGLSAATVLAATFDESVDEQHKRDLWHDYDMEWHGIAESFSLSIDQWYHAIGKNNPDSIYWRTRGQDVAGNFREQTFQILLSTTMEPDVLRHMTGEGGTQADLDAEGPYMKAYGMADPGVIGDDDHVSLTPGASVRKSLGLDIPGFKGFPPPPPFQLTEEEHAALTAYWADPVANGDAVVSPLSTPLPCHRYSVEGAASGVEVRSFDEVDGGKVVWDALSGGGVPYRQLREELTELQLHLIKLLWRTGVVTVTPAGS from the coding sequence ATGACCGAATCGGTGCGAGACTATTACGACGTCATCGTCATGGGCGGTGGGCCTGCCGGTTCCACCCTGGCCGCGAAATTGGCGCGGACCACGAATCTGAGCGTCGCGGTCTTCGACAAGGTGAAGCACCCGCGCGAGCACATCGGCGAATCGCTCGCCCACCCGACCACGCCGGCCCTGGAGGAGATCGGGGTGCTGGACAAGGTCATGTCCAGCGACTTCAAGGTCCAGAAGTTCGGCGGCATCTTCCGCTGGTCGGAGGAGCCCAGCGTGGCCTTCTTCGACCACGAGTCCTACGCCAGGGACGGCGTTCACCGCTGGGCCTCCCACGTCAACCGCTCGGAGTTCGACGAGCTGCTGTTCAGGCACGCGGGAGAGTGCGGCGCTCACATGTTCGAGGAGATGACGATCTCGGCCTTCGAGCGGTTGGAGGACGACTGCGAGGTCACCTTCAACGACGGCCGCAAGATCCGCTGCGGCTACTTCGTCGACGCCTCGGGCCGGCGCAACAGCATCGCCTCCAAGAAGAAGCGGAGCTTCCTGTCGGGGTACAAGAACATCGCCATCTGGCAGCACTACACCGGCGCCCAGCACGCCTACGACATCCCCGAGGACTGGAACATCTTCCATCCCGACCGGTTGTCGCCCATCGCCTGCTCGGCCTTCACCGACGGGTGGTGCTGGTACATCCCGGTGCCGAAGGTGATCGACGGCGAGCGCGTCATGACGCACTCGGTCGGCATCGTCACCATCCCCGCCATCCTCAAGGAGGAGGGCAAGGACTTCACCGACATCGCCCAGTTCACCAACGCCATCAAGGACATCCCGCTGGTCGGCGAGCTCGTCAAGAACGGCACCCCGATCTCCGACAAGATGCAGACCGCGACCAACTACTCCATGATCAACGACCAGTTCGCCAGCTACGACGAGCGCTGGATCCTGGTCGGTGACGCCGCCTACTTCGTCGACCCGCTCTTCTCCTCGGGCGTGGCCTTCGCCATGCACCACGGGCTGTCCGCGGCGACCGTGCTGGCGGCCACCTTCGACGAGAGCGTCGACGAGCAGCACAAACGCGACCTCTGGCACGACTACGACATGGAGTGGCACGGCATCGCCGAGTCGTTCTCGCTCTCGATCGACCAGTGGTACCACGCCATCGGCAAGAACAACCCCGACAGCATCTACTGGCGCACCCGCGGCCAGGACGTGGCCGGCAACTTCCGCGAGCAGACCTTCCAGATCCTGCTCAGCACCACGATGGAGCCCGACGTGCTGCGCCACATGACCGGCGAGGGCGGCACCCAGGCCGACCTCGACGCCGAAGGCCCCTACATGAAGGCGTACGGCATGGCCGACCCCGGCGTGATCGGCGACGACGACCACGTCAGCCTCACCCCGGGCGCCTCCGTTCGCAAGAGCCTCGGGCTGGACATCCCCGGCTTCAAGGGCTTCCCGCCCCCGCCACCGTTCCAGCTGACGGAGGAGGAGCACGCGGCGCTCACCGCCTACTGGGCGGATCCCGTCGCCAACGGCGACGCTGTGGTGTCGCCCCTTTCCACACCGCTGCCGTGCCACCGGTACTCGGTCGAGGGCGCGGCCTCCGGTGTCGAGGTGCGCAGCTTCGACGAGGTCGACGGCGGCAAGGTCGTCTGGGACGCCCTGTCCGGTGGCGGCGTGCCGTACCGGCAACTGCGGGAGGAGCTCACCGAGCTCCAGCTGCACCTGATCAAGCTGCTGTGGCGGACCGGCGTCGTCACCGTCACGCCCGCCGGGAGCTGA